A region of Parvularculales bacterium DNA encodes the following proteins:
- a CDS encoding ABC transporter permease, with the protein MLKWLSQPATETQVSHGSRLWLYILVTIIMVLLVAPTLIVIPMSFSDSQYLEFPPEIWSTRWYQNYFGSDEWMLATRTPFKAAFLTMLVATPIGVIAAYGLHTSRVPFIRLAFVTLIMPMMVPVVLVAIGAFYAFVKLKVLYTLSSLVLAHTIMAVPLVLIVTGAALKSYDMNQENAARSLGAPRWKAFLTITLPQIRFAVVTSALLSFLTSFDEVVIAMFISGGDNPTLTRNMFNALRDQIDPTIASISTIMILITTLMMVLAQLFGRERS; encoded by the coding sequence ATGCTGAAATGGCTCAGCCAGCCGGCAACGGAAACCCAGGTATCCCATGGCAGTCGTCTCTGGCTCTACATTCTGGTGACGATCATCATGGTGCTACTGGTGGCCCCGACACTGATCGTCATTCCCATGTCCTTTTCCGACTCCCAGTATTTGGAATTCCCTCCTGAAATCTGGTCGACGCGGTGGTACCAAAATTACTTTGGCTCTGATGAATGGATGCTGGCCACGCGGACACCGTTCAAGGCGGCGTTTCTGACAATGCTGGTTGCAACACCCATAGGCGTGATTGCGGCCTATGGACTCCATACATCACGTGTGCCGTTTATCCGGCTTGCTTTTGTTACTCTCATCATGCCAATGATGGTGCCGGTGGTACTTGTGGCCATTGGAGCATTTTATGCCTTTGTGAAGCTGAAGGTACTCTATACGCTCAGCAGCCTTGTTCTGGCACATACAATCATGGCCGTACCATTGGTGCTGATCGTTACAGGGGCGGCACTCAAGAGCTATGACATGAATCAGGAAAATGCGGCGCGTTCACTTGGAGCACCGCGCTGGAAAGCCTTTCTTACGATCACCCTTCCCCAAATCCGTTTTGCCGTAGTGACCAGCGCCCTGCTTTCATTTCTTACGTCTTTCGATGAAGTGGTCATTGCCATGTTTATTTCCGGTGGCGATAACCCGACGCTGACGCGGAACATGTTTAATGCCCTTCGTGACCAGATTGATCCGACCATTGCTTCCATTTCAACAATAATGATCTTGATAACAACGCTGATGATGGTATTGGCGCAACTTTTCGGTCGTGAAAGATCCTGA
- a CDS encoding GMC family oxidoreductase N-terminal domain-containing protein codes for MAEFDYVIVGAGSAGSVMAARLSEDDNTRVLILEAGPWGRHPWLQIPIGYGKVFYDERFNWKYHTEPEPNLNNRSVYWPRGKVLGGSSAINAMVYVRGHRQDYDEWATVAPGWSWDDVEPVFKRMENWLGTSRAERGSAGPLGITDIADMAHPVTRAYIKAAEEAG; via the coding sequence ATGGCTGAGTTTGACTATGTCATTGTCGGGGCGGGCTCAGCCGGCTCAGTCATGGCGGCGCGGTTAAGCGAAGATGACAACACGCGTGTTCTGATACTTGAAGCCGGGCCGTGGGGCCGCCACCCATGGCTCCAGATTCCTATCGGCTATGGCAAGGTCTTCTATGATGAGCGCTTCAACTGGAAATATCACACAGAACCTGAACCTAATCTGAACAACCGCTCAGTCTACTGGCCCCGCGGCAAGGTGCTGGGAGGGTCTTCTGCCATTAACGCCATGGTTTATGTGCGCGGCCACCGGCAGGATTATGATGAATGGGCCACGGTGGCACCCGGCTGGAGCTGGGATGATGTGGAGCCTGTGTTCAAGCGCATGGAAAACTGGCTCGGCACCAGCAGAGCTGAACGCGGATCAGCCGGACCCCTCGGCATTACCGATATTGCCGACATGGCCCATCCCGTTACCCGTGCCTATATCAAGGCCGCCGAAGAGGCCGGAAT
- a CDS encoding FAD-binding oxidoreductase codes for MTDIWATNWKKRPYWLDATPEYPARQIQPPSSTEVLIIGSGYTGLNAALETARAGRATLVLDAGDIGFGCSTRNGGQIDTSIKPSLLSLSRKYGEAKAMAIRKEGKDALDWIEERIKTEKIECAFDRCGRFHAAHTPKHYDSLAREADALHRNEDIPSRVISKHEQRDELGTDFYHGGLVFPLHASVDPARYHHGLLSAVRRAGADVLGNCAVISIARDGKDFIAETALGNIRARDVIVATNGYTGRITPWLRRRVIPIGRYIIATEPLPAPLMDQLFPKNRIISDTRKVVYYFRPSPDRTRILFGGRVSADETDAGISGPRLHDDMCLIFPELKSCKITHSWAVTVAYSFDELPHTGIHDGIYYAMGYCGKGISLSSYLGMRIGQKLLGLKEGSTAFDDVNYPTRPFYTGNPWFLPPIVAWYRWRDRMRPRRKSPDLRAS; via the coding sequence ATGACGGATATCTGGGCAACTAACTGGAAGAAACGCCCTTATTGGCTTGATGCTACACCCGAATATCCGGCCCGGCAGATCCAGCCCCCGTCTTCGACAGAAGTTTTGATTATCGGCTCGGGCTATACGGGACTGAATGCCGCCCTTGAAACAGCACGCGCGGGACGGGCAACACTTGTTCTGGATGCCGGTGATATCGGTTTCGGATGCAGTACCCGTAATGGCGGGCAAATTGATACCAGCATCAAGCCGTCACTGCTATCACTCAGCCGGAAATATGGCGAAGCAAAGGCCATGGCCATCCGCAAGGAAGGCAAGGATGCGCTGGACTGGATTGAAGAGCGGATTAAAACGGAAAAGATAGAATGCGCATTCGACCGCTGTGGCCGCTTTCACGCCGCTCATACGCCAAAACACTATGACAGTCTTGCGCGTGAAGCTGATGCCCTCCACCGCAACGAAGACATCCCCTCCAGAGTCATTTCAAAGCATGAGCAGCGAGATGAGCTCGGCACGGATTTCTATCATGGCGGACTTGTCTTTCCCCTTCATGCATCAGTGGATCCTGCACGCTATCATCATGGATTGCTTTCCGCTGTCCGGCGGGCAGGTGCAGACGTGTTGGGCAATTGCGCTGTCATAAGCATTGCCAGGGACGGCAAAGACTTTATCGCCGAGACCGCTTTGGGCAATATACGCGCACGTGACGTTATTGTCGCAACTAACGGTTATACCGGCCGCATCACCCCCTGGCTCAGGCGGCGGGTCATTCCGATTGGCAGATACATTATTGCAACAGAACCGCTTCCGGCTCCGCTTATGGACCAGCTCTTCCCAAAGAACCGGATAATCAGCGATACCCGCAAGGTTGTATATTATTTCCGGCCATCACCGGACCGCACCCGCATCCTTTTTGGCGGGCGCGTGTCAGCCGATGAGACCGATGCCGGTATCAGCGGGCCCCGCCTTCACGATGATATGTGCCTGATTTTCCCGGAATTGAAGAGCTGTAAAATCACGCATTCCTGGGCGGTAACGGTAGCCTACAGCTTTGATGAGCTGCCGCATACCGGGATACATGACGGCATCTATTACGCCATGGGCTATTGCGGCAAAGGCATTTCCCTTTCCAGTTATCTCGGCATGCGCATCGGCCAGAAGCTTTTGGGGCTCAAAGAAGGCTCCACCGCTTTTGATGATGTAAATTATCCAACCAGGCCATTTTATACTGGAAACCCGTGGTTTTTACCGCCTATAGTTGCCTGGTATCGCTGGCGAGATCGGATGCGGCCGAGAAGAAAATCGCCGGATTTACGCGCTTCCTGA
- a CDS encoding ABC transporter substrate-binding protein, with protein MNKFKTLVAIAAGMLTSTAFAMEKTVTIASWGGSYQKAQSNALFIPAQAKTGILVKQETYGGMSDIRLQVSTGQVTLDIVASGSGSAARAAAEGLLEKLDYSVIDVSTFYPNLYTDHCVGGDVFSTVYAWNTDTYSGAEPNSWADFFDVNKFPGKRAYRGKVAVALEPAILADGVAPKDVYKVLDSEEGIERALNKIRELKPHIDVFWTSGAQHAQLMKDGEVDMTTGWNGRFDNAKKDGAKVKYSFNQALLDYDCFAIPKGAPNRDTAMEFLAEISKAEYQDDLPKYITYGPTNEAAYGTGVIDAATAASLPSSPGNVANQVPVSLDWYAKWETIAEEMYAEMLTE; from the coding sequence ATGAATAAATTTAAAACACTGGTGGCGATAGCCGCCGGTATGCTGACATCCACAGCTTTTGCGATGGAGAAAACCGTTACGATTGCATCTTGGGGCGGGTCTTATCAGAAAGCTCAGAGTAATGCCCTCTTCATACCTGCACAAGCCAAGACAGGTATTCTTGTAAAACAGGAGACTTATGGCGGCATGTCCGATATCCGCCTTCAGGTTTCCACAGGCCAGGTCACTCTCGATATTGTTGCCAGCGGGTCTGGCTCAGCAGCACGGGCAGCGGCGGAAGGCCTGCTTGAGAAGCTGGATTACAGCGTCATTGACGTTTCCACCTTCTATCCGAATTTGTATACCGATCACTGCGTTGGCGGTGATGTCTTCTCGACCGTGTATGCATGGAATACCGACACCTACAGCGGTGCCGAACCGAACAGCTGGGCAGATTTCTTTGATGTGAATAAATTCCCCGGCAAGAGGGCCTATCGCGGAAAAGTCGCAGTAGCACTCGAACCCGCTATTTTGGCTGACGGCGTTGCACCTAAAGACGTGTATAAGGTGCTTGATTCCGAAGAAGGCATTGAACGCGCCCTCAACAAGATCCGCGAACTCAAACCGCATATCGACGTCTTTTGGACATCAGGGGCGCAGCACGCCCAGCTGATGAAGGATGGGGAAGTTGATATGACCACTGGCTGGAACGGGCGCTTTGACAATGCCAAAAAAGATGGCGCTAAGGTCAAATACAGCTTCAATCAGGCACTCCTTGACTATGACTGCTTTGCAATTCCAAAGGGGGCACCTAACCGGGATACGGCCATGGAGTTCCTTGCGGAAATCTCAAAGGCGGAATACCAGGATGACCTGCCAAAATACATTACCTACGGCCCTACAAATGAAGCGGCCTACGGCACGGGAGTGATTGATGCGGCAACTGCAGCAAGTCTGCCTTCCTCGCCAGGTAACGTGGCTAATCAGGTGCCGGTATCGCTGGACTGGTATGCCAAATGGGAGACCATTGCAGAAGAAATGTATGCAGAAATGCTGACAGAATAG
- a CDS encoding ABC transporter ATP-binding protein, with translation MMNSKLEALPITIRNVTKTYGQVFALDDVSLDVKRGEFLTLLGPSGSGKTTLLMVLAGFTRPDQGSLIFGNDEVIRKPPHLRNLGMVFQNYALFPHMNVAGNVGYPLRLRKISKAEIQDRVENALDLVQLGGLGDRRIDQISGGQKQRVALARSIVFEPRILLMDEPLSALDKKLRDQMQIELRRLHERLGMTTVYVTHDQREALTMSDRIAVLNHGKIMQLATPQELYGRPQNKFVADFIGESTFLKVEKSGSSMMAGGVKIKTTKPIPKTKNLALLIRPERIRILQGKSDRNVNVFTAVVSNLVYQGESFLLYASLEDGTEVTMRGTMSSDKFSRMLQPGKKVRLGLDASDTLVIADDK, from the coding sequence ATGATGAACAGCAAGCTTGAAGCACTGCCGATCACTATTCGTAATGTTACAAAAACTTATGGGCAGGTTTTTGCACTGGACGATGTGTCTCTTGACGTCAAAAGGGGCGAATTTTTAACCCTGCTCGGACCCTCCGGCTCCGGCAAAACCACCCTTTTGATGGTGCTCGCCGGTTTCACCCGGCCAGATCAGGGCAGCCTCATATTTGGGAATGATGAGGTCATCCGCAAGCCGCCGCATCTGCGCAATCTCGGCATGGTTTTTCAGAATTATGCCCTCTTCCCGCATATGAACGTTGCCGGAAATGTCGGCTACCCCCTGCGGTTAAGGAAAATTTCCAAGGCTGAAATTCAGGACCGTGTGGAGAATGCCCTTGATCTTGTGCAGCTTGGCGGTCTTGGCGACCGCCGGATTGACCAGATTTCCGGCGGTCAGAAGCAACGGGTCGCATTGGCCCGGTCAATTGTATTCGAACCGCGCATTTTGCTCATGGATGAACCTCTCTCCGCACTTGATAAAAAACTCCGTGACCAGATGCAGATTGAACTCCGCCGCCTGCACGAACGCCTGGGCATGACGACAGTTTATGTGACCCATGACCAGCGTGAAGCACTGACCATGTCAGACAGAATTGCTGTGCTCAATCACGGCAAGATAATGCAACTGGCTACTCCGCAGGAACTTTATGGCCGCCCGCAGAATAAATTCGTGGCGGATTTTATTGGTGAGTCGACTTTCCTCAAGGTGGAAAAGTCGGGGTCTTCCATGATGGCCGGCGGCGTGAAGATAAAAACCACCAAGCCAATTCCCAAAACGAAAAACCTGGCGCTTCTTATTCGCCCTGAAAGGATCAGGATCCTCCAGGGAAAATCTGACCGCAACGTCAATGTATTCACAGCGGTGGTCTCAAATCTTGTCTATCAGGGCGAGAGCTTTCTTCTTTACGCGAGCCTTGAAGACGGCACTGAAGTGACAATGCGCGGCACAATGAGCAGCGACAAATTCTCCCGCATGCTCCAGCCCGGCAAAAAGGTTCGGTTGGGACTCGACGCATCTGATACGCTGGTGATTGCTGATGACAAATAA
- a CDS encoding ABC transporter permease has protein sequence MTNNSLSTHGQKTRDGNNAKELRRDELLERLRLFGLSSPALIFVLFILVIPVGWLFFVSFIGADGTFSMENYERMIRSKAYGRIFRTTFEVSFLTTVLCILIGYPLAYFMSQLPRRLANICMITVLLPFWTSLLVRTYAWLVLLQKRGLVNDWAISLGLWEEPIKFVHNLNGTLIGMVHIMLPFLILPTYGAMKAIDKDYLKAASNLGASPVRSFWTVFFPLTTPGLFAGSLMVFVLCLGFFVTPAVLGGGKVILVSMKIVSNIELFVNWGAASALGVVLLVITMATLWIASRFLNLQNVVGGGH, from the coding sequence ATGACAAATAATAGTCTTTCCACCCATGGCCAAAAGACCAGAGATGGGAACAATGCGAAAGAGCTGCGCCGGGACGAATTGCTGGAACGGCTCAGACTCTTCGGGCTTAGCTCCCCGGCCCTTATTTTTGTGCTGTTCATTCTCGTCATCCCGGTCGGCTGGCTGTTTTTCGTCTCATTCATTGGAGCGGATGGAACATTTTCGATGGAAAATTACGAGAGAATGATCCGCAGCAAGGCATATGGCCGGATTTTCCGCACAACATTCGAGGTTAGCTTCCTGACCACGGTTCTGTGTATCCTGATCGGCTATCCCCTTGCCTATTTCATGTCGCAACTCCCCAGACGCCTGGCCAATATCTGCATGATTACAGTGCTCCTGCCATTCTGGACATCCCTTCTCGTTAGGACCTACGCATGGCTTGTCCTGTTGCAGAAACGGGGTCTTGTCAATGACTGGGCAATATCTCTCGGCCTCTGGGAAGAGCCGATCAAATTCGTGCACAATCTCAATGGCACATTAATCGGCATGGTACATATCATGCTGCCATTTCTGATCCTGCCAACCTATGGTGCAATGAAAGCAATTGATAAGGACTATCTCAAGGCCGCATCTAATCTCGGCGCATCGCCCGTACGTTCCTTCTGGACTGTGTTCTTCCCTCTGACCACGCCGGGACTCTTTGCCGGCTCCCTGATGGTTTTTGTCCTCTGCCTCGGGTTTTTTGTAACGCCAGCCGTGCTCGGCGGCGGGAAGGTGATCCTGGTTTCCATGAAGATTGTCTCCAACATCGAACTTTTTGTTAACTGGGGGGCGGCGAGTGCGCTTGGGGTTGTTCTCCTTGTCATTACCATGGCCACCTTGTGGATAGCCTCGCGGTTTCTTAATCTGCAAAATGTCGTCGGGGGAGGTCATTAA